The following coding sequences lie in one Lolium perenne isolate Kyuss_39 chromosome 2, Kyuss_2.0, whole genome shotgun sequence genomic window:
- the LOC127329192 gene encoding uncharacterized protein, with the protein MDSKKMVLLIDINSTPPEEEDDVGRVLDLNFSPHTPQEQEQAAQPGHIPDQQEQEQTAELEQNPEQEQEQEQEQEERNLQRSRKDVPERSKFASYIALKALGKDRPVVKADKENVAQLLGISLRSVEKTWKKAMDQEARNEVVDFSNNRKMCGRKRRELNLDERVPQVPLNQRGTLRALARSLGVPFSTLQRRLAWGDLRRHTNSLKPYLSLENRLKRLLYCISMIDEPSITDAKLIFKMMGNIMHMDEKWFDMTKRNRTYYLTPEEPDPVRTIRNHNNIGKVMFLTLVARPRFDAQGNMTFDGKVGIWAFVIEDVAKYNSKYQTKGDLMLKNLNVTRDVMREYLCEKVIPAIVEVWPDDGDVGTIWIQQDNARTHVPPDDPIFQAAVKASGLDIRLTFQPPNSPDVNVLDLCFFSSIQSLAFESAPNTLKELIESVEQAYDAYDVNTLAKVYVTLQSVLVQIMKNQGGNTYKLIHMGKDRLIKEGNLPDTLEVDSELYEETLKLIEEYEMQLKEEEIKATQAKKASKIKGRSQLIVDNDLVITGKEYATWLEDSSSIVRPKRRVKIKKLDLIRERQVSEFEVAIQEEKPEEEKRKGKQPIIQEKPEEKKVSKTRKQPIIEDTRANKRPRKA; encoded by the exons ATGGACAGTAAG AAAATGGTCCTGCTCATTGATATCAACTCAACTCCTCCAGAAGAGGAGGATGATGTAGGGAGGGTTCTGGATCTGAACTTCAGTCCACATACTccacaagaacaagaacaagctgCTCAGCCAGGTCACATTCCAGAccaacaagaacaagaacaaaccgCGGAGCTAGAACAGAATCcagaacaagaacaagaacaagaacaagagcaaGAAGAACGTAATTTGCAGCGGAGCCGTAAGGATGTGCCAGAGAGAAGCAAATTTGCCTCATATATTGCATTGAAAGCTTTAGGCAAAGATAGACCTGTTGTGAAGGCAGATAAAGAAAATGTGGCTCAACTCTTGGGAATAAGTCTTCGGTCAGTCGAGAAGACATGGAAGAAGGCAATGGATCAAGAGGCCAGGAATGAAGTGGTTGATTTCTCCAATAATCGGAAGATGTGTGGAAGAAAGAGGAGAGAGCTTAATCTGGATGAAAGGGTTCCTCAAGTTCCACTGAACCAAAGGGGTACACTAAGGGCGCTGGCAAGGTCCCTTGGTGTCCCTTTCTCAACACTACAAAGACGGTTGGCATGGGGCGATTTAAGGCGCCATACTAATAGTCTCAAGCCATATCTATCTTTGGAAAACAGACTCAAAAGACTTCTATATTGCATCTCAATGATAGATGAACCATCAATAACAGATGCAAAGCTTATCTTCAAAATGATGGGGAACATAATGCACATGGATGAAAAATGGTTTGATATGACAAAGCGTAATCGAACATATTACCTAACTCCAGAAGAACCGGATCCAGTTCGCACTATCCGTAACCATAACAACATCGGTAAGGTGATGTTCCTAACTCTGGTTGCAAGACCAAGATTTGATGCACAAGGTAACATGACATTTGACGGAAAGGTCGGAATTTGGGCGTTCGTCATAGAGGATGTGGCCAAGTACAACTCAAAGTATCAGACAAAAGGCGATTTGATGCTAAAGAATCTCAATGTTACTAGAGACGTGATGCGGGAATACCTCTGTGAGAAGGTAATTCCAGCAATTGTTGAAGTATGGCCCGACGATGGAGACGTGGGAACCATATGGATACAACAGGACAATGCAAGAACACATGTTCCGCCTGATGATCCTATTTTTCAAGCCGCCGTAAAAGCTTCAGGATTGGATATTAGGTTGACTTTTCAACCTCCTAACTCCCCGGATGTGAATGTTCTAGAtctctgcttcttcagttcaatcCAATCCTTGGCATTTGAGAGTGCACCTAATACTCTCAAAGAACTGATAGAATCAGTAGAACAAGCTTACGATGCATATGACGTGAATACACTTGCCAAAGTGTATGTCACCTTGCAGTCTGTTCTTGTGCAGATTATGAAAAACCAGGGTGGAAATACATACAAGCTAATTCACATGGGCAAGGACAGACTGATAAAGGAGGGAAACTTGCCTGACACACTAGAGGTTGATAGCGAACTATATGAAGAAACCTTAAAGTTGATAGAGGAATATGAGATGCAACTAAAGGAGGAAGAGATCAAGGCTACACAAGCAAAGAAAGCATCAAAGATAAAAGGAAGATCCCAATTAATTGTGGATAATGACCTAGTTATCACAGGAAAAGAATATGCCACATGGTTGGAGGACTCATCAAGCATTGTCCGTCCAAAGCGACGAGTCAAGATT AAAAAACTTGATCTCATCCGGGAAAGACAAGTAAGCGAATTTGAAGTTGCAATACAAGAAGAGAAGCCTGAGGAGGAGAAGCGGAAGGGAAAACAACCAATAATACAAGAGAAGCCtgaggagaagaaggtgagcaaaACAAGAAAACAACCGATAATAGAAGATACTAGAGCAAACAAGAGGCCAAGGAAGGCATAA